In the genome of Pseudomonas sp. B33.4, the window CCGCATCGATATACGCAGCGATCGCCGGGGCCAGTGCAGAGACGGGATGGGACATGGTTGCAGCTCCTGTTGTTTGGTTCTGCGACCATCCTAAAACAGCGTTGCGTCAGTTTTTGTCAGGAGTGAAACGTCCGCTCTCATCCAGTTGCATCTGCTCGCGCCAGGTGCGCAACAGGTCGCTGCGCCGTCCCGGATAACCGTCGCCCTGGCGGCTGGCAGCGCTGATCCGGTCGGTGCGAAATGTACGGTAGGCGCCGCGCAATTCGCACCACGCGACGATGATCCGCACCTCATTGAGAAAGCCCAGCGCCAAGGGCCAGATCAGGCGCTGACTGTGCGTCTGTTGCGCGTCGGCGTAATCGATGAGCAATTTGGCCTGATCGCGGATGGCATGACGGAAAACGTTCAACGGCACGGCGTTTTGCGGAAAACCATAGCCCGGCGGGCCCGGCATCACGGTGGGGTTGCGCAACGCCTCCTGGGCTTGCGGATCAAGCACGGCGGCAATTTTCGCCAACGCATCCGCCGCCGCTTTGCCGAGGACTTCGTCACCGCGCTGATCGACGTAGCGCAAACCGAGGACGATGGCTTCGGTCTCGTCGGCATTGAGCATCAGCGGTGGCAGAAACAGACCGCTGCGCAGCACATAACCGATCCCCGCCTCGCCATGGATCGGCGCGCCGAGGGCGGTCAATTCAGCGATGTCGCGGTAGAGCGTGCGTTCCGATACTTCCAGCTCGGCGGCCAGTGTTGCCGCCGTCACCGGGCGTTTCTTGCCGCGCAGCACTTGCAGCAAAGTCAAAAGACGAGTGGTACGCGACACGATGGCCAGGCTCAGCAGGGAAAGTGCTCGCAGCTTAGCAGAGGCTGGTGTCAGAAAATGGCAGTAGCGTGGCGACGGTGATGAGCTGGTTTGACCGTTGAGCGGCACGCGTCTTGACAGTGAATATTACCGATATCATATTAGCGCAATATTTCGAGCGTAATTTTTTTCATCAGACGAATTTCCATCGAGGGCATTGCCATGCATTACAAGGTTTTTGGCCGCAAGACCGGTCTGCGTGTTTCTGAACTGGCGCTGGGCGCCGGCAATTTCGGCACCGGTTGGGGTCATGGCGCCGAACGTGACGAAGCCAAGCGTATCTTTGATGGCTTCCTCGATGCTGGCGGCAATTTCATTGATACCGCCAATGGCTATCAAGGTGGGCAATCGGAAACGATGCTCAGCGAATTCATTGCGCCGGAGCGTGATCGCCTGGTGATCGCCACCAAATACAGCATGGGCACAACCCCGGCCGACGGCATTTCCCACACCGGCAACAGCCGGAAAAACATGGTGCGCGCGGTTGAGGAAAGCCTCAAACGCCTGAACACCGATCACATCGATCTGTTCTGGGCCCACGTGACTGATGGCGTGACGCCGATGGAAGAAATCCTGCGCGGTTTTGATGACCTGGTGCGCGCTGGCAAGATTCACTATGCCGGCCTGTCGAACTTCCCGGCATGGCGCGTTGCCCGCGGCGACGTACTGGCGGAACTGCGTGGCTTCGCACCGATTGCAGCGATTCAGGTTGAGTACAGTCTCGCCGAGCGCACTGCCGAGCGCGAACTGCTGCCGATGGCTGAAGCGCTGGGACTCGCGGCGACGCTGTGGTCGCCACTGGCCGGTGGCTTCCTCACGGGCAAGTATCGCGGCGGTGATGACAACAACCGTGCGAGCAAACTCGGCATGCTGGTGCACGCGGAAAAAAGCGCCCGCGAAACTGCCCTGCTCGATACGTTGCTGGCCGTAGCTGCAGAAATCGGCGCCAGCCCGACCCACGTCGCCATCGCCTGGCTTCGCGAAAAAGCCCGGCGCTCGACTACCGCGCTGATTCCGATCCTCGGCTCGCGCACCCGCGAACAACTCGACGCCACCCTCGGCGCACTCGAGGTGCAACTGAGCGAACAGCACATGGCTCGGCTGGAAGACAGCAGCAGCGTGCCGGCCGGTGTACCGCACGAGACGATCGCCGGTGCCACACCCCGCTTCACCGGTCCGCAAACGCTGGACCTGCCGATCATTCCGGTGGCCTGAACCGGCTCGCGAGGGCGGTCTGCCATTCAACAGCGATGTTGCCTGGTCTGACGCCTTCGCGAGCAGGCTCGCTCCCACAGGGGTATGGTGTGTTGGTCAGAGATCGACCTTGTGTCGGGCGGCATAAAGGCAAAGCATTTCCATGGCCAGTGTCGCGGCGGCCAGCGAGGTGACCTCGGCGTGATCGTAAGCCGGGGCAACTTCCACCACGTCCATGCCGACCAGATTGATCCCGCGCAAACCGCCAAGAATCTCCAGCGCTTGCACGGTGCTCAAGCCGCCGCAGACAGGCGTTCCGGTGCCGGGAGCGAAGGCCGGATCCAGGCAGTCGATATCGAACGTCAAGTACACCGGGTTATCGCCCACCCGGGCGCGGATCGCTTCGACAATCGCTTCGCAGCCACGGCGATGCACCTGCCGGGCGTCCAGCACCTGAAAACCCATGTGATCGTCATTGGTCGTGCGTAAACCGATCTGCACTGAACGCGCCGGATCGACCAAACCTTCCCGCGCCGCATGCCAGAACATCGTACCGTGATCGACTCGCTTACCCTCCTCATCCGGCCAAGTGTCGCTGTGCGCATCAAAGTGAATCAGCGACAGCGTGCCGTGTTTGCGCGCGTGGGCCTTGAGCAGCGGATAGCTGATGAAGTGATCACCGCCAAACGTCAACATCGCGCTGCCCGCGCTGAGAATCTGCTCGGCATGGGCTTCGATGCTTTCCGGGACGCTGTGCGGCGAGCCGAAATCAAAGTCGCAGTCGCCGTAATCAATCACCGCCAGATGATCGAGCGGGTCGAATGTCCAAGGCCAGTGGCGTTCCCAGGCAATCCCGGTGGAGGCGGCGCGAATCCCGCGAGGTCCGAAACGGGCGCCGGGGCGGTTGCTGGTGGCGGTGTCGAACGGCACGCCGCTGACCGCGACATCGACGCCGCGCAGGTCACGGCTGTAGCGCCGGCGCATGAAACTGGTGATGCCGGCGTAGGTGCTTTCGGCGGCAGTGCCGTAAAGGCTGTCACGGGTGATCGCCTGATCGTTTTGCATGGGCACATCCATCGTGGTGCTCCTGTTGTTATTGATGGCTACGGAAAGTGGTCCACAGACGCGTGCGCTGGCGCATGTCCTTGAGGCTCATGCTGCGATCGGCATACAGCCGCGCGCGCACATCGCTCGATGGGTAGATGTCGGGATCGTTGCGCACTGCCTCATCCACCAATGGCGTGGCGGCCTGGTTGGCGGTGGCAAAAAACAGCGTGTTGGTCAGTTCGGCCACGGAATCGGGGCGCAGCATGAACTCGATGAACGCTCGCGCGGCTTCGGGATGTGGCGCGTCTTTGGGAATGGCCAGATTGTCCTGCCACACCAGCGTGCCCTCCTTGGGAATGCGGTAGGCCACTTCGTACGGTTTATTGGCCTTGCGTGCCTGATCAGCGGCCATGCTCGCATCGCCGTTATAGGTCAGCGCGAGGCACACGTTGCCACTGGCCAGATCATTGATCTGCCGGCCGCTGGCGACGTAGAGCACCGATGGCTGAAGTTTCTGCAACAACGCCTCGGCGGCAGCCAGATCGTTCTTGTCGGTGCTGTAGGGATCTTTACCCAAGTAATGCAGGGCCAGACCGATAACCTCTTGCGGCGAATCGAGAATGGCGATGCCGCAATCCTTGAGCTTGCTGGCGTTCTCCGGTTTGAACAGCAGGTCGAGGCTGTTCAGCGGCACATCAGGCAGCCGCTGCTTCACGGCCTCGACGTTCATGCCCAGACCCAGCGTGCCCCAGGTGTACGGCACGCCGTAACGATTGCCGGGGTCGACCGCCGCCATTTTCTCCAGCAAGTCCGGATCAAGATTGGCGTAGCCCTTGAGGCCCTCGTGGGGAATTTCCTTCAGCGCCCCGGCCGCGAGTCCCCGTGCCAGAACGCTGGACGACGGCACCACCACGTCATAACCGCTGCCGCCGGTGAGCAATTTGGTCTCCAGCACCTCGGAAGTATCAAAGGTGTCGTAACGCACATGAATGCCAGTCTCCTGCTCAAACCGTTGCAGGGTTTGCGGCGGCACGTAATCGGCCCAGCTGTAGAGATTGAGCGTCTTGTCTTCGGCCTGCGCCTGAAGAGCCACGGACAACAGCAGCGCGGGGAAACACAGCTTGAACACGGGAGCCATGACGAACACCTGACCGGAGGAAGTGGTTGCAGGATGCGCCGTCGGATACATTAGAAAAATTGCCGAATAATTATCCTGACTTTATCCCGGAGTAATGTGATGTTGGGTCAACTGCACGACGTGGATTTGCAACTGTTGCGCCTGTTTGTGCGGGTGGTCGAGTGCGGTGGTTTCAGTGCCGCCCAGGGCGATCTGGGCCTGAGCCAATCGAGCATCAGCCAGCAAATGGCCAAACTGGAAACCCGTCTCGGCTACCGTTTGTGCAGTCGCGGCAAGGGCGGTTTCAGTGTCACGCCCAAGGGCGAGCAACTGCTGATCGCTGCGCGCACGTTGTTTGAATCGATCGAAACTTTCCGCCATCAATCCAACGGCGTCGCCGGCCGCTTGATCGGTGAGGTGCGTCTGGGGATTTCCGAGTCGGTCGATCAATCGGTATTGCAGCGAGTAGCGGCGGCGATCCGGCGTTTTCGCGAACGCGATGAGTCGGTGCGCATCGAGCTGATCAGTGCCATGCCCGGCGAAATGGAACGACTGCTGCTGCAACAACGGCTGGATCTGGCAATCGGCTATTTCTCGCAAGTGCAAAGTGCGTTCGACTATCACCAGTTGTTCAGCGAAACCCAGCATTTGTACTGTGCCGCCGGCCATCCATTGTTTACCGATGAAGCGCCGAGCGACGCCGCGTTGCAGGCCAGCGACCGGGTCGATCACCCCTATCGGTTCTTGCGCAGCGATGAGCCGTTTCAGGGCAAGCTCTGCTCGGCGCGATCGGAACAGGTCGAAGGCACGCTGACGTTTATCCTGTCGGGCAA includes:
- a CDS encoding YafY family protein; amino-acid sequence: MSRTTRLLTLLQVLRGKKRPVTAATLAAELEVSERTLYRDIAELTALGAPIHGEAGIGYVLRSGLFLPPLMLNADETEAIVLGLRYVDQRGDEVLGKAAADALAKIAAVLDPQAQEALRNPTVMPGPPGYGFPQNAVPLNVFRHAIRDQAKLLIDYADAQQTHSQRLIWPLALGFLNEVRIIVAWCELRGAYRTFRTDRISAASRQGDGYPGRRSDLLRTWREQMQLDESGRFTPDKN
- a CDS encoding aldo/keto reductase, coding for MHYKVFGRKTGLRVSELALGAGNFGTGWGHGAERDEAKRIFDGFLDAGGNFIDTANGYQGGQSETMLSEFIAPERDRLVIATKYSMGTTPADGISHTGNSRKNMVRAVEESLKRLNTDHIDLFWAHVTDGVTPMEEILRGFDDLVRAGKIHYAGLSNFPAWRVARGDVLAELRGFAPIAAIQVEYSLAERTAERELLPMAEALGLAATLWSPLAGGFLTGKYRGGDDNNRASKLGMLVHAEKSARETALLDTLLAVAAEIGASPTHVAIAWLREKARRSTTALIPILGSRTREQLDATLGALEVQLSEQHMARLEDSSSVPAGVPHETIAGATPRFTGPQTLDLPIIPVA
- the speB gene encoding agmatinase, with protein sequence MDVPMQNDQAITRDSLYGTAAESTYAGITSFMRRRYSRDLRGVDVAVSGVPFDTATSNRPGARFGPRGIRAASTGIAWERHWPWTFDPLDHLAVIDYGDCDFDFGSPHSVPESIEAHAEQILSAGSAMLTFGGDHFISYPLLKAHARKHGTLSLIHFDAHSDTWPDEEGKRVDHGTMFWHAAREGLVDPARSVQIGLRTTNDDHMGFQVLDARQVHRRGCEAIVEAIRARVGDNPVYLTFDIDCLDPAFAPGTGTPVCGGLSTVQALEILGGLRGINLVGMDVVEVAPAYDHAEVTSLAAATLAMEMLCLYAARHKVDL
- a CDS encoding polyamine ABC transporter substrate-binding protein, which codes for MAPVFKLCFPALLLSVALQAQAEDKTLNLYSWADYVPPQTLQRFEQETGIHVRYDTFDTSEVLETKLLTGGSGYDVVVPSSSVLARGLAAGALKEIPHEGLKGYANLDPDLLEKMAAVDPGNRYGVPYTWGTLGLGMNVEAVKQRLPDVPLNSLDLLFKPENASKLKDCGIAILDSPQEVIGLALHYLGKDPYSTDKNDLAAAEALLQKLQPSVLYVASGRQINDLASGNVCLALTYNGDASMAADQARKANKPYEVAYRIPKEGTLVWQDNLAIPKDAPHPEAARAFIEFMLRPDSVAELTNTLFFATANQAATPLVDEAVRNDPDIYPSSDVRARLYADRSMSLKDMRQRTRLWTTFRSHQ
- a CDS encoding LysR family transcriptional regulator; protein product: MLGQLHDVDLQLLRLFVRVVECGGFSAAQGDLGLSQSSISQQMAKLETRLGYRLCSRGKGGFSVTPKGEQLLIAARTLFESIETFRHQSNGVAGRLIGEVRLGISESVDQSVLQRVAAAIRRFRERDESVRIELISAMPGEMERLLLQQRLDLAIGYFSQVQSAFDYHQLFSETQHLYCAAGHPLFTDEAPSDAALQASDRVDHPYRFLRSDEPFQGKLCSARSEQVEGTLTFILSGKHVGYLPDHYARSWQTKGLLRPLREGELSFDVAFHLARHRAQVPGDAQKAFEEDLLAAFNLV